The region gatgTTGACGTAGATATTGCTCGCCTATCGAATAGGAATATTTCTGCatgcgaagttcaagttttatatactactagactggtcgtatactccatccaattatgtaaagatctgtacaacTGTAGTGATAtccaagaatatctcttcattatgacctaagtatccgtttattaaggaaatatattattattcgattcatgtaacccttcttgagcctataaatacacaagaaatagctcaaggaaggggatcgatcctTTTCTCATTTTCAGAATTGGATTAGTATTATCCAtcttttgtattgttttcttcttctaaggtttgtgaaactcaggaaccctagttctttgatcacacctttggagctcaatactaataatagtatcaagtggacgtaggttattaccaatcactggggctaaaccactataattctctgtgttctttcttgtccattagatcattttctcaagctctatattatttttctgtcgttttctagactctgtgtcgttgaccgaaactagggtcaacattctggtgctttcatcgAGAGAGTCGAACTCAAGaagatctaatggcaaaaactaccaagaagactggataggctgccgctgcaccatcccagcctcctcccccaaatgtggctgaagacgaacctcatttggagtttgatgaggaggaagtggactctgagatcctgaagacaacactgggggtgttgcaagatgagttggccgctctgagggccaatcaggagagagCCGCtgagataatggcgtcacagcagagggagatagagcgccagcgccaagagctaagcgatcggcaggcggagatggatagtcgacagagggatgccatggcagccctccagttggctaggaatcaggctgcaccagcCTCGCAACCTGATCAACCCCAAGcaggccacctcaaaggggtccgaatcctagccctccgctccagccaacaagcccttaGTGGCCTGAGCAGCCACTTATGCCTCAGGAAGATATCCCGCCCAGGGATCCTGAGACGCAACCTCTGTCTCAGGCTGGTTGAGGCAATCCTCCATGCCCGAGGAAAAATAGGGCTGGacaacagccccgcagccctagacgcccagggggtgaagagccgcattGACCAAGCAAGGGGCagtgtccttctgccaacagaaggaactcagagacaggatCTACGGTTAGGGGCCCCCCACAGCAtgacaatgcatggggacccaccaaacaactaccaagaagactggataggctgccgctgcaccatcccagcctcctccctcaaatgtggctgaagacgaatctcatttggagtttgatgaggaggaagtgGACTCTGAGATCCTGAAGACAAcattgggggtgttgcaagatgagttggccgctctgagggccaatcaggagagagCCGCtgagataatggcgtcacagcagagggagatagagcgccagcgccaagagctaagtgatcggcaggcggagatggatagtcgacagagggatgccatggcagcccttgaagcagccctccagttggctaggaatcaggctgcaccagcctcgcagcctgatcaaccctaagcaggccacctcaaaggggtccgaatcctagccctccgctccagccaacaagccctcagtGGCCTGAGCAGCCACTTATGCCTCGGGAAGATATCCCGCCCAGGGATCCTGAGACGCAACCTCTGTCTCAGGCTGGTTGAGGCAATCCCCCATGCCCGAGGCAAAATAGGGTTGGacaacagccccgcagccctagacgcccagggggtgaagagtcgCATTGACCAAGCAAGGGGCagtgtccttctgccaacagaaggaactcagagacaggatCTACGGTTAGGGGCCCCCCACAGCAtgacaatgcatggggacccaccaAACAACACAGGCCTCCCCTTAACGCtggggaaatgccagcccaaggaggcaacagaggaaatagTCGGTCTCACCATAGCCATTCacagttcagagatggccacggctacaatgaggccgactcacgcagaggaaatgttggtcggaggaacgaagaacgaggtggaggcaggagcgccccacctagagaagaccgacaagcaggacATAACGGTGGGGGGCAgtccagacaaaataacgtctttagctAGCTCGGAGCCagtgagcagcggcgaagagacgacgacttgagggatgtactcaacgactgcCGAGAAAGGTACAATGAGTACATTGCCCCgacaccagaggccccagcaattccgAAAGCCGTTcaagctcaaatcgatgccctgaactaggctgtgcagcagctggtcagggGGCGGACATTGTATATctagtacgatcggaggagatgcacccctttcgtacaaaggattgctgtggcagaaatccacaacaagttcaagatgccgactatgccaaattttgacgggtatggagactaggtatctcacgttaataagtttgaaaTATAGATGGACactcagaaagtctctgaagatgctcgctgcaggatcttcccggcaacactttctgatgtcgcccaggagtggttctttaagttccctcctgcaagtatagtatcctgggagatctTCGTGAGGGAGTTTcatggacagttctacgcgggtcgtgtgcaccccactgaggcgaaccaactggtcgagatacgccagaaagagggggagcctttgaaggattacgttcagcgcttcatgcaagccgcagcaggagccaagattgtgggcgatgaaggcaagatgatggccctaactgctaaggttaggcaccattctcccctcttgagtagcctcaggaagcatgggattaaaagtacccaggagttatTAGATCgggctgatcggtacatcaagctcgaagatgtgattgccaacgaaggaaaatcgccagcaaaagacaaggggcccaaggaagaacccgccaaagccgccaatgggtctaagcccaatggcaacgacaaaggcaacgtgaatggcaatggtaagaatggtggaaagagggcgagcaacgaaccctcgacctccgagagtaagcaccccaaaggtaatcggtaccaaccaaaattcaccaattacaccacccttgttgaaagccgagccgaggtttaccaggcgagcagctcgagcgtgccctacaagcGACCCGCACCAATAATAAAAGATATCttcaagagagattcaacaaagttctatcgttatcataacaactatgggcacgacaccaatgagtgtaaccagctgaagggcGGAATTGAGAACCTAATAAGACCGGGACATttaaggagatatgtacgagccacgggaggttctcagcgagaggctcaaggtggcaacgagtagacgcctgcacaccaacgctcgccacctttagagccagctcctgtggcaggtatcctgctcaccatctgcggaggcccacatctcacaggagatagtgggaaagcgagggaacgatatgctcgaaccctacaccacgaccaagacattgagatgatgagtgtcgaggatcgtgcaccaaaaaaggctcgaagagaggaggaactgatcaccttttatctatcgtgggtctccaatcccgtactcgtgcccaagccgaatggcaagtggcgtacgtgcgtggattttatagacctaaataaagcctgccccaaagactgtttcccactcccgaggatcgaccagctggtcgatgccactgcaggacacgagatcctctcattcatggatgcgtactctaggtataatcaaattagtatgcatccccctgatgaggatcacactagctttcaaaccgatacaaggctctactgttacaaggtgatgccctttggtttgaaaaacgctggtgcgacttaccagagactcatcaaccacatgtgttaaggagttgatcggtgcaaacatggaggtttatgttgacgacatgctggttaagtcaaagaaagtagaagggcatgtaagggctctgcaagaatgcttcaacgttctaaataaatataggatgaagctaaatccccttaaatgctcctacGGAGTAGGATCAcagaagttcttgggatttatagttagcTCAAGAAGAATTAAAGCTAATCCAAAGAAAATTAAaaccctgatcgagatgaagtcgccagtgaagattaaggatgtccaaagcctgaccagGAGGATTGCTGCTCCAAGTAggtttatttcaaagtcaacagacaagtgcgtcccatttttcaatctactcagaggaaataagaaatttgaatggacagatgagtgcgaacaggcctttcaagcactaaaaatgcATATGGTGCAGCCACCCATcttgtcaaagccggtcgataaagagactttgttcatctacctggcaatcacggattacgctgctagtgctgttctagtaagagaagaagagggtgtgtagaaggctgtctattacgtaagcaaaaggctaatcggagcagaattgaggtatgcccccatcgaaaggttaccCTACTACTATGTTTTGGCCTCAAGTaagttgcggccttacttccaagctcattcgATTACGGTATTGatcgaccagcctcttcggcaagttctgcaaaagccagaggctgccggaagattactaaagtgggcagtcgaaatCGGGCAGTTTGACATATCATACTTGCTGGGAGCAGTGATAAATGGTCAAGCCTTAGCGGACTTCATCACCGAATTCACAGAGCCCGCAGGTGGCGAGCAGATTGAGAAGCCCaacgagcctgaatgtcaaatccaagcaccctcatggaaattattcacagacggatcatctaacgaatcccacacaggagtaggagtgatattgataatgccgggagggcatcaatttcactgtgcaataagatattacttcactgcttctaacaatgaggctgaatatgaagcattgctcgctgcactacgattagccaaggatatgaacataaaagtgcttgacgtctatagtgattctcagctggtggtgaaccaAATCTTAGGAGAGTATCaggcgcgaggtttgaagatggtcgcctatctgaacaaagcaaaggatctattagcccagttcgacagaaatagtctccagcaagtacctcgcgatcagaattccaacgcggacgctttggcaaagttggcaagtgcaaaggacgctgacactctgaacatagtgccggTCGAGAGACTTTCTGCACCAAGCATCAGAAACTactctggtcatccagatggcagatacatggatggcaccatatgtagaatATCTATCAAGCAGCATGCTGCCAACGGATAGAAaaaaagccaggacccttcagcggcaagctgctaggtatatcctggtcgatggaatcctgtactgaaggggatactcactgccacttctcagatatattacaaaggagaaagccaaagagttaatgaaagatgtacgtgaaggtttttgcggggaccacgctgggggcaaagcctgtcaaaaaagatcctaaggcagggatatttctggccaaccatgaatgaagactcaatggagttcgtgcgaatatgtgacaagtgtcagagattttctaaaatcccacgagcagctcccaacgagttaaagcagatgtagagtccatggccttttgcagtttgtggaatagatctaatcggatcttttcCTACAAGAAAAgatggtgtaaagtatgcagtggttgctatcgactacttcaccaaatgggtcgaagctgagccattcgcgaccataacgaccaagaaagtgcttgatttcgtagtaaaaaacatcacctgtcgctatggattaccgaagaagatagtctcagataacggcacgcagtttgacagtgatatattcacggacttctgcaaacgtcatgatattatcaaaagattttcttcagtcgctcatccccaggcgaatgggcaagtcaaagaagttaacaaaatgctgaaggacaccctaaagaaaagactcgaagaagctaagggagcatggccagaacagttgcctgaagtcctttggtcgtatagaacttcccaccgaacagcaacaggtcataccccattttccttggcatacgggtatgaagccatgttacctgtcgagttggatccaccctcgcaccgcagattaacatacaACCAGGACTCTAACAGCCAACTACTGATGGgatccttggactcgattgatgaaaggcgtgaacaagcctAACTCCGAGTAGTTGCATACCAACagaaggtcgctcggtatttcaactctaaagtgtgagaaagaaaattcaatgttggagatcttgtactccgaagagttttcctgAACACCcgtgaccaagctgctggagtactcgggccaaattggaaTGGGCCTTACCAAAATGatgaagtccttcatccaggcagttataaacttgcacgcttaaatggagatctgttcctcactattggaatagagaacacctgtgcaagtattatcaatgaacaattcttcttaaagcattagcttgtataaattttactttttacaagttttggaaaaatgtaaaatcttattgatcactcgtaaagacatgtttagtccatttactacgagaaataaaagggactgtgctcagccagtcatttcttgccaactattgtatttattacaagtatttagtcattacgtgtgttgttttgctgtattataattctaatcatattgctacgagcagtaatattcgaacaggttctggtcaaggcaagtgaccaaggacctaaatctccccgatcacttggggggcatacaaggtacaagtaagcaaagcatatcgttaaaaggtatgtaaacacattagcaaaataagtgaaagcattctagggcacttagagtgtttttcaaaattttgatattttgttaaatcaaaccaaagtgctatgctaagttcagtcatacgaacaaatagatgttataataatatgcaaatatattataatatcaaagcgaatccttttacactgcaagcagtaactacttggatgtaattgttcaagtaaaagtaaaagctgcccatgcagcaaacaaaaaaaaaatatattgtttttacatcacgacccgtaggtcgtgtagttaaaaaagaaaaaaaaaacataaagggaaaagactaaggagcttgaggagctggaggatccggGGGAAGGTTCTGGTCGACAGCACGCGCAGCCTCATTGTCAACACCGTCCATCCTAGTAGCCAGTgagatttcgggggaagcaggCACCCTCAATCtttcttcttcagccaactaAGCCGCATAACGAGCAAGCTCTGCATCCCTCGCATTCTCAGGAAGAtagtcgaagttggcaccctgattgtacttccagaaatcatagaagcacctcagggtggcattcttgtacctttccaagttgtcGGCGTTGGTCTTCTCTAACTCCTCAACCCGGgcctgctcgcgatcaagtcCAGCTTAAGCTGTTTGGCCACTTTGTAGTTaaagcggttggactccttgtattggtctCTCTACTCGCAGACTTTCTCCagagacttcagcttctcctcTAACTCCTTAGCCATTTGGGCCTTTTCCTCAACCACCACCGCTAGCTGATCAGCATGTTTAGCCtcagcagctttgagttcatcctcgTGCCGTTGCTCTGAAGTCCTGGCCTGCTCAGTGACGGCACCCAGGCGGATGCGGTCGacagtaagggttagcatggcctgtAGTCAGAACAAAAGTTAGACAAACAGTAAACTAAAGAAGACCTGTTTCCACAAAaagagatgacttacactggtgaactcgttcaAGGCACGATTTAGGATCCGATCAACTCCCATCGTCTCCGCagcagccattgcctctcggcagcgTTCGTTCTTTGCAATCTTGGTGATCCTGTCCTTGATCAGTTTGAAGGTGCGGCCAACCATCTCGTTCCCAGTTTAGGTAGGGTCAACCTGCTGAGGTTGGTCGGTCAGTGCCGCAGGAGGAGGAGTTGGCCCGGCCATAGCagatggagtctgctgctcgtgGGGAGAAGGTGGAGTCGTGGTGGCAGAGGGCATATCCTCCGAAGGGCCTGTGTTCCGAGCCTTCTTTGCCTGGGGTGCTTTGCTGCTCTCCCCTTGATGCCTCTTGCTAGTTTTCTTCTTGCTCGGGGGAACTGCAGCAGCCTCTGGAGCGCTGTAGAGGTCGAACGCATTAGCAGAGTCCATGTCTAAAAAGCAAGAACAAAGTCGGAtagtgagatagcatgaatgactaagtacattacatcagaaaaaagaagcaaaaaaaggattgcaaagtcaaatactcgagctattattactggtcgctacactacagactctactagtcttatactcactctttgacatgaagaagtctggacctaaatttggagcatatttaaaattgttgtCCTCGTCAAATAGATGACAAGGAATTGGAAAAGtgtctaaaagcgaaataactgtaccattgtCATCTGACGAATCGTCAGAGAGGTCGACAAGCTCGATGGCCTTCTTCTTCCCTTTCCCCaagggggccgagggcctctctgcttgaggagtgccagcaggttcccCGATTGTGACCCAAGTCGGTCTCCTCCGTGGAGGTgacactggaggttgctgcttgggTTCCTCCTTGGTGCAGGCACTCCCTGCTGAGGGCCCCCTCGTGTCCGgttgaggggcccagaggccaacTAACCTAAGGTTAGTCTCTGTAaccagattcttgacactcttttcagcatcagtcatgctggctaggagCAGCGATCCCAAATCCATGtctggagttgggtttggtcgcagccatgggcctggaagacattaacagtttaagacattgtggaggagagcactaagtgaagaagtcagccagtgatacaaaagttttacctcctcgtgcgaaagccAGGTTGTCCATGACCATGTCAGCCGTAAgcaagtactcttggtagtacctccccacttTTGAGATGTGGGTTGTGttagtcaggaaggtgcgcctgGTTTCCcgatgacagaagtggaagaaccccgtgccttcttggttggggtttgatttgaggtcgaacaggtagttgacttcatgaggcgatggcacgggccatttcttttggatgtacaggatatagagtgtagcgagcatcctatatccatttggggttatttgaaagggggcaactccaaaatagttggccaccccctgaaaaattgagtgaagaggcaaggtagcccctgcctcgatatgaaaccTCGACTAGGAGTTGAAGGCGCCTCTAGGCAGATTTGCCCTTTGGCCTGGTTTGggtctgactaaggtcacccctggGGACCGTATTTCCTTAAGTAATTGGCGATCATTTTGATCGTCACCCTGCTTTCAGAAACTACATAACACTCAACATCCAGCTGAATGGCATGTCGATGGCgagcatgtctttggatgttagggtcgggagcattttcatctcgaccactggtcgagggagcatcagccgaaGTAGCAGGCTTATCAGAAGGGTCGGAGGTTTTCCTTTTCTAGGCCTTGGTTTTGGTGCAAGCCATATTTCGGGTCAAGattggggaagtgtttggattggtaCGAGAAAATGGAATTTCGGGTATCAATGACGTGGGTTGTTCTTTGTCCTCGAGTAGTTCAGCTAGTAGattgtcgtcgatgggtctttctcatccccacgggtcttgcatgtaaactgcaaacagacaaatgagataagacgcacagcctaggagcttatgttgaaagttggaataacgctgcTCGCGTCTGCGACTATcaacattctaaccgaaacactaagttttatgcgaacagattgaaaaacagatcaaaaagtgaaagtaaaaagttttttctggaaaaagctttttcaactccaaaggggcgggaaaaacccaatttttcagctagcctaaaaatcaaaattttacttcgattttacgccctaaacccatgatcttgactatcaaattgattcctaacttctacagagaaaaactacactaccctatcaagcatcaaacggtatatacaaaatcctgacgaatttctacccaagaacataaAAAGTTTTAGAACACagaagcagtatgcatggcatctcaaagggtttaaACGTCGAAGAAATTTACCTGGATAAAGATTGGAGATTATGAAAAGGAATGACTTTGGGTTTGCAAGGGAAGGACCCTTAGCAAAGCGACTGAAGACCTTTGAAGTTCCGGGCTCTGAAATGGAGTTCTTGAGATTTCTTGGCAAAGAGATGGcatgtaaagagttaaaagaaaaatgtgaggattatttatagaagTTGAGATGTGTTGAAAAcaggtaatcatgagttacctttttcaaggcatgggggagtgtaacagttGTCAGAAAGGttacttggaaactgaaaagccATGAtgggacgtgattaggtcacagttttcaaaaacgcatgagaggctctgacagatttcgtttggcatacgaaaagttagttttctaagtttaattattgctggtcgcaataaataaacttggggggcaaatgtttatccaaaaacagctgttgatgatgtggcaagaattttcgacacgtggccgaACACGTGGCAGAGATATTGCTCGCCTATCAACCAGGAATATTTCTGCatgcgaagttcaagttttatatacgaccagattgGTCGTATACTTCGtgcatttatgtaaagatctgtacagttgtagtGATattcgagaatatctcttcattatgaccagaggatccgtttattaaggaaagatattattattcgattcatgtaacccttcttgagcctacAAATACACAAGAAacagctcaaggaaggggaccgATCCTTTTCTCTTTTTCAAAAttgtattactattatccatcttttgtattgttttcttcttctaaggtctgtgaaactcaggaaccctagttctttgatcacacctttggagctcaatactaataatagtatcaagtggacgtaggttattaccaatcactagggccgaaccactataattctctgtgttctttattttccattagatcattttctcaagctttatattatttttctgtcgttttctagactccgtgtcgttgagaAAAACTAGGGTCaacatttattaatttagataccaatttatcttaattaataaatctgccataatttctcttttcttctcaaaattataaaactctgtgaaactatccaaaattgaccttgtcaactttggtaattctaattgataattaaatcaattaattaagactatctagatgattttatccaaggtacaatggggagcatgggcctatgaaatcaagctccaatatgttatcataaatctaacaaataaatttactaacttattaattcctcgtgactccactatagactcaaaattgcactcttgaattcataggacgctctataacaaatacaGATACGTAATTAAttttccattgttacaaccacaattgtcactcaatcctctatagacggcctacaatgagataggactaaaataccattttacccctcattgtattttatccttaaaacacttagttccttgtaaatgatatttcagtaaactaatttaaaagctgaaatgagatctctatcattgaacaccttgaaccaaactaaaagtaaaccatcgtttcacttcttcatcagaagctatagatgttcatatctatgattaacactcccacacaattatactatcgagttcccaagatgtaagtatgggctagtccgtagggtaagctggtaattaacaagtcaaagaactcaaataatacaatcagttagaatactaaccactcagaattgagattgaattgacctatggtcaactatatgatatgactagagtagatattaacggtatgtttacttatcttatcaactgtcaatatcggtcctgttcgatgtaataaatacatccgatcttatctatttGTTAATGTTctcgaaagaacataacactgtaatctgtaagtagatcatatcgtagattggcaagtcagtgtaaatcctgtgcactgactaatcttaggactaacttattttgaacatataatcatatttatattccactgtgattacgtcactataaatacgattagctatatgcttgggatttaatagaagtttatattaaataaataaaacatgtgagcaaagtgattgaccaagtcaaaaaatgatttctattcttttattaataataaaatgagattacaaagaatttgggttttaattagggcataaaaccccaacagctatattgttgtaatttgaatttatttatattttattaattaaagttggttgaaacaaccacaGTGTTAGactagcttatacaggatctttatttattttcttgtatatctaatattaaacaaattaatacgagatagcctaaaacatgtttctaaaattgaattcaaagagaaacaatgaacaTAATACTTGcattatacgcagcgaaattaaagagtccttccttcattttctctaactcttgtatcctctctatcgcagagtattatcaagaaattgaaccgatcttttattttcttcacaatcttccaatgtatccttagaaccacctagactcgtgtgggaaattctcaacacatgagatagatatagagagagaagagaaaataagaaagaggcttagaaaaagacttgtgtttagagagaatctaaaactatcagaaaatctgacttgtgacttatgttttgacttctctctaagcactccttttatagactcaagtatgccatttaatttaattaaaaaatcaataaaataatatccattttgaagccctaggtcaaaattatcatgggctatatgcccgtgaaatttcccatttgattataagcccattggacttaaaattaaggcttgtattattttctattgatttaattatttaaatcatttatcaaattaattatttataatttgaaccttgatttaaatttatttattaatttagataccaatttatcttaattaataaatctgccattatttctcttttcttctcaaaattacgcaagtctatgaaactatccaaaattgaccttgtcaactttgataattctaattgatgattaaatcaattaattgagactatctagatgattttatccaaggtacaatggagactatgggcctatgaaatcaagctccaataagttgtcataattctaacaaataaatttactaacttattaattcctcgtgactccactatagactcggaattgcactcttgaattcatagaatgatctataacaaatatagatacgctattaattatccatttttacaaccataattgtcactcaatcctttatagacggtctacaatgagataggactaaaataccgttttacccctcattgtattttatccttaaaacacttagttccttataaatgatatttctgtaaac is a window of Humulus lupulus chromosome 4, drHumLupu1.1, whole genome shotgun sequence DNA encoding:
- the LOC133832789 gene encoding proline-rich receptor-like protein kinase PERK10 — encoded protein: MTDAEKSVKNLVTETNLRLVGLWAPQPDTRGPSAGSACTKEEPKQQPPVSPPRRRPTWVTIGEPAGTPQAERPSAPLGKGKKKAIELVDLSDDSSDDNDMDSANAFDLYSAPEAAAVPPSKKKTSKRHQGESSKAPQAKKARNTGPSEDMPSATTTPPSPHEQQTPSAMAGPTPPPAALTDQPQQVDPT